A portion of the Chloroflexota bacterium genome contains these proteins:
- a CDS encoding DUF1028 domain-containing protein, whose translation MDLHTFSIAARCPAEGSYGVAVSTARPNVGSLVPFVSLHGAIATQARVNTDLGRKGLALLEAGVEIQIALEALLQMDEDREIRQLHGVDARGSFVFTGSQCVEWAGHRAGKHYTVAGNMLTGPEVIDAMAEAYEAAEREGAELSERLLRALEAGQKAGGDKRGKQSAALLVASPDPRWYHNLRVDDHADPVAELRRIYDLVVEHSKRIEQEYGLEGLRLFSKIKY comes from the coding sequence ATGGATCTGCATACGTTCTCCATTGCGGCCCGGTGTCCGGCCGAGGGAAGCTATGGTGTGGCCGTGAGCACAGCACGGCCGAATGTGGGGAGTCTGGTCCCCTTCGTCAGCCTTCATGGCGCCATCGCCACACAGGCTCGTGTCAACACCGATCTAGGACGGAAAGGGTTGGCGCTGTTAGAGGCCGGTGTGGAGATTCAGATCGCCCTGGAGGCCCTGTTGCAGATGGATGAGGATCGGGAGATCCGCCAGCTGCACGGCGTGGATGCGCGAGGCTCGTTCGTCTTCACGGGCAGTCAGTGCGTCGAGTGGGCGGGGCACCGGGCGGGGAAGCATTACACCGTCGCCGGGAATATGCTGACGGGGCCGGAGGTGATCGACGCGATGGCTGAGGCGTACGAGGCGGCGGAGCGGGAGGGGGCGGAGCTCAGCGAGCGTCTGCTCCGGGCGCTGGAGGCGGGCCAGAAGGCCGGCGGGGACAAGCGGGGCAAGCAGTCGGCGGCGTTGCTGGTGGCCAGCCCGGACCCGCGTTGGTACCATAACCTGCGCGTGGACGATCACGCCGATCCGGTGGCGGAGTTGCGGCGGATCTACGACCTGGTGGTTGAGCACTCCAAACGGATCGAGCAGGAGTACGGCCTGGAGGGGCTGCGGCTCTTCAGCAAGATCAAGTATTGA
- a CDS encoding ABC transporter permease produces MFDTFAVAPKRRRPWLRYLWRDKKALIGLIVLIVLVVTAVFAAQVAPYDPNDQVFEYLEPPSRTHLLGTDDLGRDLFSRIIYGTRVSISVGIITVVLALLIGVLMGLLAGYYGGWIDNLIMRYIDLQWAFPNFIIAVYLVAVFGTGLENVIVAITLAFLDDFARVMRGMVLSIREEEYVTAARAVGVSDARILLRHVLPNATAPVIVQATVSVSYAILAEAGLSFLGLGVKPSTPTWGLILSDARTFISRAWWLGVFPGLAIMITVLSINFLGDALRDMFDVREYQEVQH; encoded by the coding sequence ATGTTCGATACGTTCGCCGTCGCCCCCAAACGACGACGGCCCTGGCTGCGATATCTGTGGCGGGACAAGAAGGCGCTGATCGGCCTGATCGTCCTGATCGTTTTGGTCGTCACGGCTGTGTTCGCCGCCCAGGTCGCCCCCTATGATCCGAACGATCAGGTGTTTGAATATCTGGAGCCTCCGTCCCGGACGCACCTGCTGGGGACCGATGATCTGGGCCGTGATCTGTTCAGCCGGATCATCTACGGCACCCGGGTGTCGATCTCCGTGGGCATCATCACGGTGGTGCTGGCGTTGCTGATCGGCGTGTTGATGGGGTTGTTGGCCGGCTACTACGGTGGCTGGATCGACAACCTGATCATGCGTTACATCGACTTGCAATGGGCCTTCCCCAATTTCATCATCGCCGTCTATCTGGTGGCCGTGTTCGGGACCGGCCTGGAGAACGTGATCGTGGCGATCACGCTGGCGTTTCTGGACGACTTCGCCCGTGTTATGCGCGGCATGGTGCTGTCCATCCGGGAGGAGGAGTACGTGACGGCGGCCCGGGCGGTGGGGGTCTCCGACGCCCGCATCCTGTTGCGACACGTCCTCCCGAACGCGACGGCGCCGGTCATCGTGCAGGCCACGGTGAGCGTCTCCTATGCCATCCTGGCCGAGGCTGGGCTCTCCTTCCTGGGATTGGGGGTGAAGCCATCGACGCCGACGTGGGGATTGATCCTGAGCGATGCCCGGACGTTCATCTCCCGGGCGTGGTGGTTGGGGGTCTTCCCCGGGCTGGCCATCATGATCACCGTCCTCAGCATCAACTTCCTGGGGGACGCCCTCCGGGATATGTTCGACGTGCGAGAGTACCAGGAGGTACAGCACTGA
- a CDS encoding ABC transporter permease, with translation MSRYIVKRVFYSLVVIWAVATLVFFMLRAVPGDPFRAMLADVDPEAAEVLRRKFGLDRPVYVQYVLWFARALQGDLGNSIYGSNVAVSRIIREAFPRTMALAGFAFVLSLTLAISAGIISAVKKHTWLDHTFTFAAFLGLSMPDFWLGILLIIVFAVNLHWLPAIGYVPLSKGFWPWLSHLIMPAIAAGTPFSAIIARMTRSAMLEVLKTDYIKVARAKGLTERAVIFVHALKNALIPVVTVMGIAFALLMSGTVIVENVFAIQGLGRVLIQGILNRDYPVVQGAILVVSVIFVFTNLLVDILYTMIDPRIRYEG, from the coding sequence ATGAGCCGATATATCGTCAAGCGAGTGTTCTATTCGTTGGTCGTGATCTGGGCCGTGGCCACGCTGGTCTTCTTCATGCTGCGGGCGGTCCCTGGCGATCCCTTCCGCGCCATGCTGGCCGACGTGGACCCGGAGGCCGCCGAGGTGTTGCGCCGGAAGTTCGGCCTCGATCGTCCCGTATACGTGCAATATGTGCTCTGGTTCGCCCGGGCGCTTCAAGGCGATCTGGGGAACTCCATCTATGGCAGCAATGTGGCGGTGAGCCGGATCATCCGTGAGGCCTTTCCCCGAACGATGGCGCTGGCGGGGTTCGCTTTCGTCCTTTCGTTAACCCTGGCCATCTCAGCTGGCATCATCTCTGCGGTGAAAAAACATACCTGGCTGGATCATACCTTTACCTTCGCGGCGTTCCTGGGGCTCAGTATGCCAGACTTCTGGCTGGGCATCCTGCTGATCATCGTATTCGCTGTGAACCTGCACTGGCTGCCCGCCATCGGCTACGTGCCCCTTTCCAAAGGGTTCTGGCCGTGGCTTTCCCATCTCATCATGCCGGCCATCGCCGCGGGAACGCCCTTTTCGGCCATCATCGCCCGGATGACCCGCTCCGCCATGCTGGAGGTGCTGAAGACGGACTACATCAAGGTCGCCCGGGCGAAGGGCTTGACCGAGCGGGCGGTCATCTTCGTCCACGCGTTGAAGAACGCTTTGATCCCGGTGGTCACCGTCATGGGGATCGCCTTCGCCCTGTTGATGTCGGGCACGGTGATCGTGGAGAACGTGTTCGCCATCCAGGGGCTGGGGCGGGTGTTGATCCAGGGGATCCTGAATCGGGACTATCCGGTGGTGCAGGGGGCCATTCTGGTGGTGTCGGTGATCTTCGTCTTCACCAACTTGCTGGTGGATATCCTGTACACGATGATCGATCCTCGAATCCGGTATGAGGGGTAG
- a CDS encoding ABC transporter substrate-binding protein, protein MWGKLSKRDRARIREELKWAYDFDPKDPLFGLSRSDLRGPKMSRRTVLRLLAAAGMLTLSDVLVACAPTAATPEVAAPEGEKAPAPTPEKRGGELTAGWAGTAEIRTLDPAQINQVLQFQITSNVLSGLTHINPDLTAEGDLAVDWEVSEDGLEWIFHLREGVTFHNGDPFTADDVVFTYNRSKDPDQSIHSRVLSNVQDVQKVDDYTVKIILEKPQASLLVKTLERSSGRAMTIVNRRALEEMGTEQYGLTPVGTGPFRVVEHQLGQGVVLERFEDYYDPERPKLDKVTIIPIPEPEPLAAAIEAGDIQLIGGNAPAAELIDRFEANPDLVVSQITGPGFQALWINPWRDPYKVPDFNKPVEELKKEKGFMVRLAIAKAIDRQDLIKRALFGRGQPAFGTVNPAMRFYFDTSINETSEQRFDLEEARRLLAEAGYPNGEGFPTLKLMVTPAGKREGEIISDILKKNLNINIELDIKDFPVLIDHFDSMDFDLLRIGSGGDYDPDDALVDWMQTESKFNGPNRDKETMAFGFFSDKEVDELIEQERVETDLERRKELVQKANKITSDKVAAAFLYHPLDILVYRKEVNYPDVSRIPGLVDLDRVTIEES, encoded by the coding sequence GTGTGGGGTAAGCTCAGCAAGAGAGATCGGGCTCGCATTCGGGAGGAGCTGAAGTGGGCCTACGACTTCGATCCTAAGGACCCGCTGTTCGGGTTGAGCCGATCGGACCTGCGGGGCCCCAAGATGAGCCGGCGCACCGTGCTGCGTCTGTTGGCCGCGGCCGGCATGTTAACGTTGTCAGACGTGCTGGTGGCGTGCGCTCCGACTGCGGCTACGCCCGAGGTGGCGGCTCCCGAGGGAGAGAAGGCCCCGGCCCCGACCCCGGAGAAGAGGGGGGGCGAGCTGACCGCCGGCTGGGCGGGGACCGCTGAGATTCGCACGCTCGATCCGGCCCAGATCAACCAGGTCCTGCAGTTCCAGATCACCTCCAACGTCCTGAGCGGGTTGACCCACATCAATCCCGACCTGACCGCCGAGGGAGATCTGGCCGTGGATTGGGAGGTCTCGGAGGACGGCCTGGAGTGGATCTTCCACCTTCGCGAGGGGGTGACCTTCCACAACGGGGATCCGTTTACCGCGGACGACGTCGTCTTCACCTACAATCGCTCCAAGGATCCGGACCAGTCGATCCACTCCCGCGTCCTGTCCAACGTCCAGGACGTGCAGAAGGTGGATGACTACACGGTCAAGATCATCCTAGAGAAGCCGCAGGCGTCGCTCCTGGTCAAGACGCTGGAGCGCTCCAGCGGCCGGGCCATGACCATCGTCAATCGGCGTGCGCTGGAGGAGATGGGCACCGAGCAATACGGGTTGACCCCTGTGGGAACGGGGCCCTTCCGGGTGGTGGAGCATCAACTGGGCCAGGGTGTGGTGTTGGAGCGGTTCGAGGACTACTATGATCCGGAGCGGCCCAAGCTGGACAAGGTCACCATCATCCCGATCCCGGAGCCGGAGCCGCTGGCGGCGGCGATCGAGGCCGGCGACATTCAGCTCATCGGGGGCAATGCGCCCGCGGCTGAGCTGATCGATCGGTTCGAGGCCAACCCCGATCTGGTGGTCTCGCAGATCACCGGGCCTGGCTTCCAGGCGCTGTGGATCAACCCGTGGCGCGATCCGTACAAGGTGCCGGACTTCAACAAGCCGGTGGAGGAGCTGAAGAAGGAGAAGGGCTTCATGGTCCGGCTGGCGATCGCCAAGGCGATCGATCGCCAGGACCTGATCAAGCGAGCGCTGTTTGGGCGTGGTCAGCCGGCCTTCGGCACGGTCAATCCGGCGATGCGCTTCTACTTCGACACCTCGATCAACGAGACCAGCGAGCAGCGCTTCGATCTCGAGGAGGCTCGCCGCCTGTTGGCCGAGGCCGGATATCCGAACGGCGAGGGATTCCCCACGCTCAAGCTGATGGTGACCCCGGCTGGTAAGCGTGAGGGCGAGATCATCAGCGATATCCTCAAGAAGAACCTGAACATCAACATCGAGCTGGACATCAAGGACTTCCCGGTCCTGATCGATCACTTCGACTCGATGGACTTCGATCTGCTTCGCATCGGCAGCGGTGGGGACTACGATCCCGACGATGCGCTGGTCGACTGGATGCAGACGGAGTCCAAGTTCAACGGCCCCAACCGGGATAAGGAGACGATGGCCTTCGGCTTCTTCTCGGACAAGGAGGTCGATGAGCTGATCGAGCAGGAGCGCGTCGAGACGGATCTCGAGCGCCGGAAGGAGCTCGTCCAGAAGGCGAATAAGATCACCTCGGACAAGGTGGCGGCCGCGTTCCTCTACCATCCGCTGGACATCCTGGTCTATCGCAAAGAGGTGAACTATCCCGACGTGAGCCGGATCCCCGGGCTGGTCGATCTGGACCGCGTCACCATCGAGGAGAGCTGA
- a CDS encoding dihydroxy-acid dehydratase — MTSVPLVIESDINPYRENVQAKANEPITVAGLLDRARRLLGYTDIDCTLEAIYDRLEANAPRVAIIGGSWDHPAHIVDLETALRAAYRIWQRGGVPFYFGVPVMCDGTAQSTMGMSYSLQSRNAVTQMVVSQMEGQCYHGAFVIQGCDKTPLAIVSALALLDRTRQERGEPPVFATFAPAHVLRGGTIPDDLWTELEAVAVEAEKQGYDDIAYDLRDAMSYILQCSSNTAFQGVLIRARELGLITAAQHKGFEKRLAVNTCDAKGGVCAFNGTGNSSRHVVSAFGLVHPAVELLTEPPTQEQINAAVDAMLGFCNDGTFSVRRIVVQNIENAVRVHAATGGSTNLMMHIVAAMIHAGYDFSVWDMDRIRRAVPVPDLFDYSLTQGRDIFVLAQQCRAGQIRGMETMIHELVENGVPMRLDAPTVTGTSWRERLSDPRGLEAENVRENPIILHRPKRPAAGVDVLTGNFFESAVVKISGMPEEQIDEFDEAVALVLYYENEDEANQALLDVHLLDRFKEEVAGNRDLLLAIHRHNTGRATVQGRTYTPVERLATMEAEAVFDVMVREGTLKIAMVISGQGPAAYGMPEMFTPMQHINANRAVKKLTTLISDGRFSGVSYGAAIGHVTPEALNGGHILYLRTGDALHLRLRARRIDLLDPDVLARTGETRDYPHDLPTERAALGEERLARIRARQRRVAPTNRLTACTDAAHGVVPLAVAEEATEPYPHAA; from the coding sequence ATGACCTCTGTCCCACTGGTGATCGAAAGCGACATCAACCCATATCGTGAGAACGTGCAGGCCAAAGCGAACGAGCCCATCACCGTGGCCGGCCTGCTGGATCGCGCCCGCCGGCTTCTGGGGTATACGGACATCGATTGCACGTTGGAGGCCATCTACGACCGGCTGGAGGCCAACGCCCCGCGGGTGGCCATCATCGGCGGGTCGTGGGATCACCCGGCCCATATCGTGGATCTGGAGACGGCGCTAAGGGCTGCGTATCGCATCTGGCAGCGCGGCGGCGTACCCTTCTACTTTGGCGTGCCGGTGATGTGCGACGGCACGGCGCAGAGCACTATGGGCATGAGCTATTCGTTGCAGTCCCGCAACGCCGTGACCCAGATGGTCGTCAGCCAGATGGAGGGGCAATGCTATCACGGCGCCTTCGTCATCCAGGGATGCGACAAGACGCCGCTGGCCATCGTCTCGGCGCTGGCGCTGCTGGATCGCACACGACAGGAGCGGGGGGAGCCGCCCGTCTTCGCCACCTTCGCCCCGGCCCATGTCCTGCGCGGGGGGACCATCCCCGACGATCTGTGGACCGAGCTGGAGGCGGTGGCGGTCGAGGCCGAGAAGCAGGGATACGATGACATCGCGTACGATCTGCGGGATGCGATGTCGTATATCCTGCAGTGCTCGTCCAACACGGCGTTCCAGGGGGTGCTCATCCGGGCTCGTGAGCTGGGACTCATCACCGCTGCGCAGCACAAGGGCTTTGAGAAGCGGCTGGCGGTGAACACATGCGACGCGAAGGGGGGCGTGTGCGCCTTCAACGGCACCGGGAATTCCAGTCGCCACGTCGTCTCCGCCTTCGGGCTGGTACACCCGGCTGTCGAGCTGTTGACCGAGCCGCCGACGCAGGAGCAGATCAACGCGGCCGTGGATGCCATGCTGGGTTTCTGCAACGATGGGACGTTCAGCGTGCGTCGCATCGTGGTGCAGAACATCGAGAACGCGGTGCGGGTCCATGCGGCTACCGGCGGGTCGACGAACCTGATGATGCACATCGTGGCGGCCATGATCCACGCCGGGTACGACTTCAGCGTGTGGGATATGGATCGCATCCGGCGGGCCGTCCCCGTGCCCGATCTGTTCGACTACAGCCTGACCCAGGGGCGGGACATCTTCGTGCTGGCGCAGCAATGTCGGGCGGGACAGATCCGGGGTATGGAGACGATGATCCACGAGCTGGTGGAGAACGGCGTGCCCATGCGCCTGGACGCCCCCACCGTGACGGGGACCTCGTGGCGGGAGCGGCTGAGCGATCCCCGGGGGCTGGAGGCAGAAAACGTTCGGGAGAATCCCATCATCCTGCATCGGCCGAAGCGCCCCGCTGCCGGCGTCGATGTGCTGACCGGCAACTTCTTCGAATCGGCCGTGGTCAAGATCAGCGGCATGCCGGAGGAGCAGATTGACGAGTTCGACGAGGCGGTGGCACTGGTCCTCTACTACGAGAACGAGGACGAGGCCAACCAGGCCCTGTTGGATGTCCACCTGTTGGATCGGTTCAAGGAGGAGGTGGCTGGGAATCGTGACCTGCTGCTGGCGATCCACCGGCACAACACCGGCCGGGCGACCGTACAGGGCCGGACGTATACGCCGGTGGAGAGGCTGGCGACGATGGAGGCGGAGGCCGTCTTCGACGTGATGGTGCGTGAGGGCACGCTGAAGATCGCCATGGTGATCAGCGGGCAGGGGCCGGCCGCCTATGGCATGCCGGAGATGTTCACGCCGATGCAGCATATCAACGCCAACCGAGCTGTGAAGAAGCTGACGACGCTGATCAGCGATGGGCGGTTCTCCGGCGTGAGCTACGGCGCGGCCATCGGGCACGTGACCCCCGAGGCGTTGAACGGCGGCCATATCCTGTATCTGCGCACAGGGGATGCCCTGCACCTGCGCCTGCGTGCCCGGCGGATCGATCTGTTGGATCCGGATGTGCTGGCCCGAACTGGGGAGACGCGGGATTATCCGCACGATCTGCCCACCGAGCGGGCGGCCCTGGGCGAGGAGCGGCTGGCGCGCATCCGGGCTCGCCAGCGTCGCGTCGCGCCGACCAATCGGCTGACGGCATGCACCGATGCGGCTCATGGCGTGGTGCCGCTGGCCGTGGCGGAGGAGGCAACGGAGCCGTATCCCCACGCCGCGTGA